GGCTCTTCTGGATGACGTCCTCCTTCAGGACCTGATACGCCCTGTATACCTCCTGGACGTGGCGGATGCGCTCCCGGTCTTCTGCGTCGGCTCCCGCGTGGCTCGCCATGGCATCGAGGGTGGCGAGGAACTCCTGTTCGGCGGCATCCATCTCCGCCGCGAGCCGATCCATCACCCCCGAGTCCACCACCGCGGCGTGGGCCGATGTCAGCAAAGCGACCTGCTGGAAAGCCGCCTGGGCCCGCATCACCTGCTGCGCTCCCACGATGCTGTAGTCATAGACGGTACCCAAAGCTCGCTGCAGGCGCATCACGTTGTAGTAGCCTGCGGCTCCCACCGCCAGAAGGAAGATCGCAGGCACGACGGTGGTCAGCAACATCTTGAAGCGTAGACTGAGAGTAAGACGCACGGTCCCCCCGACCTCCTTCGATGGCATCCGACATCCTCCCGGGAGGTGAAACCGGGCTCAAGCCGAATGGTTCGTTGCTGTTCCCGCTCCACCTGGGTGAGGTCGCGGGAACAGGTGGTGGTGCGCGACGCGAGGAGGTATGCGGTATGCTGGATCGTGAACGGGAAGTGATGCTGGACTTTCTCCGGGTGACGGAGACGGCCGCGCTGCGAGCGGCGCCCTGGATGGGAAAGGGCAACAAGGAAGCGGCCGATGACGCCG
This portion of the Bacillota bacterium genome encodes:
- a CDS encoding MCP four helix bundle domain-containing protein, which translates into the protein MPSKEVGGTVRLTLSLRFKMLLTTVVPAIFLLAVGAAGYYNVMRLQRALGTVYDYSIVGAQQVMRAQAAFQQVALLTSAHAAVVDSGVMDRLAAEMDAAEQEFLATLDAMASHAGADAEDRERIRHVQEVYRAYQVLKEDVIQKS